In Streptomyces sp. TLI_146, the genomic stretch GCCATCAATAAGGCGAGCCGCAGCAGGGCTGCTGGACGCGGCATCTGCTCTACCCGAAGGGCGTCGCCCAGTGTCTTCGTTCCGGCGTCGGCGGTGATCAGGGCGGAGACGGTAAGGCCGGGAACAGGGCCGTGCCCGATCACGGTGGGCACCTGAACCCGTCCGGACTCGGCGACGGCCGCCAAGAGGCGGGCCTCGTCGGCCGCGCCGTGGGAGGCGTCGGCTGCGAACAGCTTCACTACCACCCGGCGTTCGTCGGCGAGCAGGACTCGGAAGACAGCCGTCTTTGGCGCGCTGCGGATGTGGGCGGTCTGGGCCGGAGGCCCCCCGGCTAGTTGCGTGCAGGCCCGCTCCACCGCCAAGACCGTGCCGCCGTTCACCGGGCACCCGCCCGGCCCAGGTGCGCGAGCGTGCGGCGCATCTGCCGCCGGTAGACCCGCACGTCCTCCGTGCCGGGACACGAGCGCATCCACGGTTTCTGGTCTCCGACGAAGTGCACGGCGTGCCCGTCGTGGCGGGTGGCCGGGCGGCGCAGGACTCGGCGGACCCAGTCCCCGCGTTCGAGGAACCGGTCCACCTCGAACCGGTTGAAGGCCGGCTCGACGGGGTGGGCGGCCCCGGAGGACAGCAGCCACAGGTTCAGCGCGCACTGGTCATTGTGCTTGATGTATCGCCGCCCGCCGATCAGCGCCCGCTGTACCCCCGCGCGCATGGGGAGGAGCATTGGCGCGGGGACCCAGAGCATCCCGGCGTTGAAGTACGGGCGCCCGACCAGGTGTGGCCAGCGCTCGGCGACACCCGGCAGGGCCGGACATTGCCCGATGGCCGGATTGAACTCGTCCTGCACCACGCCGATCCGGTCTGTTGGCAGTGCGTTCAGGGGCGCCAAGACATTGCCGCGTACGTGCACGTCGGCGTCCACGTAGATCAGGAACGGTCGGCCGAGGAAGCCGGGGGTGAACCCGAACCGCAGGTAGGTGGCGACGGAGATGTAGGCGGTGTCCGCCATCACGCTCTCGGGCACCGGGGCCTGCCAGCGCAGGTCGAAAGAGCCGAACCCGCAGCGGCGGGCGAAGGACTCCATCACGGCGGCCTGCCCCGGAGACAGGCCGTTGGTCAGCACCCGTACCGCAGCCTCACGACGGTCGGCCACCGGCAGGTGGTCGGCGACCGACCCGAGCGTGACCAGGGCGGGCAGCAGGTAGCGGGCATCGACGCACATGCCGATCGCGTACACGAGGGTCCCTCCAGAGCGAGGCTCGACGCGGCCTGACGGCGGCCGGGCAGGCGGAGAGCTTCCGGTACCGGCGCCCCAGACAGGCCGGTACCGGAAGCAGTTCGGGCAGGCCGCAGGCGTCTGTGGTCCTGGCGAGCCGTCTAGGTTTCCGGCTCGGCGGTGTCCGGCACGGATATGGCCGCGGGCCGGTCGGCGGAGAGAAGATCGGCGGCTTGGTCGCGCAGGGTCCACGCGGGTCCGGCGAGGCCGAGCACGGCCAGGACGGTCAGGGCGACGCCGCCGGAGTCGCAGCGGGCCGGGGTGGCTCGCCAGAGGTCGGGGACGCGGTGCCGCCCGTGCGGCATCACGGTGCCCCTCCCGGTAACCACTCGTGGTCGGCGAGGAAGCGCCCGGTGTGGGCGTGTAGCTGTTCCATGTCGGACGGCGTGAGGATCAGCGCGGCCTCGCTGCTGTCGCCGTCCTCGTGATGCACGAGGATGGCCAGCGAAACCTGCTTGGCTCGCGGGTCGTAAACCGCGTCGGTGACGAGCAAGGTCGCGTGGGTCACCTTGGCAGGGACCGGCTTCAACGTGCTGGCGTCGGCCGGCGCGGACCATTCCGCACCGCCGCCCGG encodes the following:
- a CDS encoding glycosyltransferase yields the protein MCVDARYLLPALVTLGSVADHLPVADRREAAVRVLTNGLSPGQAAVMESFARRCGFGSFDLRWQAPVPESVMADTAYISVATYLRFGFTPGFLGRPFLIYVDADVHVRGNVLAPLNALPTDRIGVVQDEFNPAIGQCPALPGVAERWPHLVGRPYFNAGMLWVPAPMLLPMRAGVQRALIGGRRYIKHNDQCALNLWLLSSGAAHPVEPAFNRFEVDRFLERGDWVRRVLRRPATRHDGHAVHFVGDQKPWMRSCPGTEDVRVYRRQMRRTLAHLGRAGAR